A genomic stretch from Styela clava chromosome 5, kaStyClav1.hap1.2, whole genome shotgun sequence includes:
- the LOC120344999 gene encoding spermatogenesis-associated protein 24-like, which translates to MDELSDHTLKFSGNINTTLSSSFSSSIGKTELTDSSTASCSSTHDLVRATLQDVIGLQHNAIEQMLETKERHKLNYVMKTTYDEAIKQFEDEQLEHRKTKLLLEKEQEKLRFALGEIEILTKHLEREKSDHENLIKSVKQKANRETQRSDLLYDKCTKNEEIIQRQKDDITLKENEISNLKQRLKSQSASHKQFIHDMEIQKVQEEYMARSLSEKDKRKRRGVP; encoded by the exons ATGGATGAATTATCAGATCATACATTAAAATTTTCCGGGAATATAAATACTACTCTTTCATCATCATTCTCATCTTCAATTGGCAAGACTGAATTAACAGATTCATCGACAGCAAGTTGTTCATCGACTCATGATCTAGTAAGAGCGACATTGCAAGATGTGATTGGACTTCAACACAATGCAATAGAACAAATGTTAGAAACAAAAGAGAGACATAAACTTAACTATGTTATGAAAACAACTTATGACGAG GCTATCAAGCAATTTGAGGATGAACAACTTGAACATCGGAAAACAAAGTTACTACTGGAGAAAGAGCAAGAAAAGTTGAGGTTTGCATTAGGAGAAATTGAAATACTTACAAAACATCTTGAGAGAGAAAAATCAGATCATGAGAATTTAATCAAATCTGTCAAACAAAA AGCCAACAGAGAAACTCAAAGAAGTGATCTTTTATACGACAAATGTACGAAAAATGAAGAAATCATTCAAAGGCAAAAAGATGATATAACATTGAAAGAAAATgagatttcaaatttgaaacagAGATTGAAGTCACAGTCAGCTTCACATAAACAGTTTATTCATGACATGGAAATTCAGAAAGTACAAGAAGAATATATGGCTCGTTCACTCAGTGAAAAGGATAAAAGGAAAAGGCGGGGTGTACCTTGA
- the LOC120345204 gene encoding uncharacterized protein LOC120345204 — protein MFLNKRQKLPQPAVDPKTKSLPKSYQKKTPDAKWPSQAPKSATVKESKKPLDWDDISLSSDDSKSFQRFLKKDSEDTEQEEGHKQEKPSKNAVKIESFERPKTSRGSLDRQISDVKPHISSSNALNRLALIEARFKDRQIDHSQNILAMSSSDFDLDVSSDLDVKRQIGKSKIKLRETVKKSQKSKSATLSNRLNILTVGEETDTSEEDGIEKMRFIKGNPNVEFSDDSQKLDLDARLDYNKEKLRASSEFDDSDSALADKNRYFVKRSGSPKRVTFASDLVRSSDLEQSYDEFISMSEKSEEPVSLDEILPTKLHNIMSLDDLLPSRDSIDEDDNDRPTSALGFAGLHSVEELIPSGKDSEVRSSNEFASSMEEDIQGMSVNSDDISSNIEGNLQNLRSIDELEIGPLESKDGKIEIKSKPANIFKPETSIHDSESEEIKSESIKYSEDFHSSDDDTLKDTESITQDIAQSVSSIPSSVPDKDSLQDKTASYSSSFNSTRTSSSSTISTRTPTPRKKKLKPKKSQTTETQTDIASGVWVPGSVFAAKPFTPTKLIKNEALDVLSSYNPATLALQDILQQQVTITREFIARSRRLHELATSAIPCDYVYGNINEESLARLKNIWYAQENLTVSPK, from the coding sequence ATGTTTCTCAATAAAAGACAAAAGTTACCGCAGCCTGCGGTAGATCCAAAAACTAAAAGTTTACCAAAATCATATCAAAAGAAAACTCCTGATGCCAAGTGGCCATCTCAGGCACCTAAGTCGGCAACAGTAAAAGAATCAAAAAAGCCTCTGGACTGGGATGATATATCTTTATCTAGCGATGATTCGAAATCTTTTCAACGATTTTTAAAGAAAGACTCTGAAGATACTGAACAAGAAGAGGGACATAAACaagagaaaccgtcaaaaaatgcTGTGAAGATCGAGTCGTTTGAACGTCCAAAGACATCTAGAGGTAGTCTGGATAGACAGATATCAGATGTAAAACCTCATATCTCATCATCAAATGCTTTGAATCGACTTGCCTTGATTGAGGCTCGATTCAAGGATAGGCAAATTGATCATTCGCAAAACATACTTGCTATGTCATCTTCTGATTTTGATCTTGATGTCAGCTCGGATTTGGATGTAAAAAGGCAAATAGGAAAATCGAAAATTAAATTGAGAGAAACTGTAAAAAAGTCTCAAAAAAGCAAAAGCGCTACCTTGTCGAATCGGTTGAATATTTTAACAGTGGGTGAAGAAACTGACACTTCAGAAGAAGATGGAATAGAAAAAATGAGATTTATTAAAGGTAATCCTAATGTGGAATTTTCCGATGATTCCCAGAAATTAGATCTTGATGCTAGATTAgattataataaagaaaaactTCGTGCATCTAGCGAGTTTGATGACAGTGACTCCGCTCTTGCAGACAAAAATCGTTATTTTGTTAAAAGATCTGGTTCACCTAAGAGGGTAACTTTTGCATCGGATCTTGTTAGATCGAGTGATTTGGAACAATCTTATGATGAATTTATATCTATGAGTGAAAAAAGTGAAGAACCAGTTAGTCTTGATGAAATACTACCTACCAAACTTCACAATATTATGTCGCTTGACGATCTTCTTCCTTCGCGTGATTCAATAGACGAGGATGACAATGATCGTCCAACATCAGCTTTGGGTTTTGCTGGTCTGCATTCGGTTGAGGAATTGATACCCTCCGGAAAAGATAGCGAGGTCAGATCATCTAATGAATTTGCTTCCTCAATGGAAGAAGATATACAAGGAATGTCCGTAAATAGCGATGACATTTCATCCAATATTGAAGGCAATTTGCAGAATTTGAGATCTATTGATGAATTAGAAATTGGACCATTGGAATCTAAAGATGGTAAGATAGAAATAAAATCGAAGCCTGCTAATATTTTTAAACCAGAAACGTCTATTCACGATTCAGAATCTGAGGAAATTAAGTCTGAGTCTATAAAATATTCTGAAGATTTTCATTCAAGTGATGATGATACTTTAAAAGATACTGAAAGTATAACTCAAGATATTGCGCAATCAGTTTCTTCTATACCTTCATCAGTTCCAGATAAAGATTCATTGCAGGATAAAACAGCTAGCTATTCATCATCTTTCAACTCAACAAGGACTTCATCCTCATCTACAATTTCTACTCGAACTCCAACTCCTCGTAAAAAGAAACTCAAGCCTAAAAAATCTCAAACTACTGAAACACAGACTGACATAGCATCAGGTGTGTGGGTACCTGGATCAGTATTTGCTGCTAAACCATTTACTCCGacaaaattaataaagaatGAAGCTTTGGACGTGTTGTCTTCTTATAATCCAGCAACTCTTGCTCTTCAAGATATTTTGCAACAGCAAGTTACCATAACGAGGGAATTTATAGCTAGATCCAGGCGACTCCATGAATTGGCAACTTCTGCAATACCATGTGATTATGTTTATGGAAATATTAACGAAGAATCATTAGCAaggttgaaaaatatttggtatgCTCAAgaaaatttaactgtttcacctaaatga